From one Bordetella genomosp. 9 genomic stretch:
- the ugpQ gene encoding glycerophosphodiester phosphodiesterase, with product MDTPLPAWPYPRLIAHRGGGKLAPENTMAAMRAGAGHGYRMFEYDVKLSKDNALILLHDDDVDRTTDGHGPAAGMTYAELAALDAGAWHSPAYAGARIPKLEEVARYTIEQGIASNVEIKPCPGRDSETGTAVALAARELWREAAVPPLLSSFSEVALAAAHVAAPQLPRGLLVEQIPMDWRDRLVQHDCIALNVNQKDVTPDLVEMVHAAGYRLTAWTVNDPARARQLLDWGVDGIFTDELAAIRPDA from the coding sequence ATGGATACTCCCCTTCCCGCCTGGCCCTATCCCCGCCTGATCGCCCACCGCGGGGGCGGCAAACTGGCGCCCGAAAACACCATGGCCGCCATGCGCGCCGGCGCCGGGCACGGCTACCGCATGTTCGAATACGACGTGAAGCTCAGCAAGGACAATGCGCTGATCCTGCTGCACGACGACGACGTCGACCGCACCACCGACGGACACGGCCCGGCCGCCGGCATGACCTACGCCGAACTGGCCGCGCTGGATGCCGGCGCCTGGCATTCCCCCGCCTACGCCGGGGCGCGCATCCCCAAACTGGAGGAAGTCGCCCGCTACACCATCGAACAGGGCATCGCCAGCAACGTCGAAATCAAGCCCTGTCCGGGCCGCGACAGTGAAACGGGCACCGCCGTGGCGCTGGCCGCCCGCGAACTCTGGCGCGAGGCTGCCGTGCCCCCGCTGCTGTCGTCGTTTTCCGAGGTGGCCCTGGCCGCCGCGCACGTGGCGGCGCCGCAACTGCCGCGCGGGCTGCTGGTGGAGCAGATTCCCATGGACTGGCGCGACCGCCTGGTGCAGCACGATTGCATCGCCTTGAACGTCAACCAGAAGGACGTCACACCGGACCTGGTCGAGATGGTGCACGCGGCGGGATACCGGCTCACGGCCTGGACCGTCAACGATCCGGCCCGCGCCCGCCAGTTGCTGGACTGGGGCGTGGACGGCATCTTTACCGACGAACTGGCGGCCATCCGGCCGGATGCCTGA
- a CDS encoding 23S rRNA (adenine(2030)-N(6))-methyltransferase RlmJ gives MFSYRHAFHAGNHADVLKHAILIHVLDYLGQKDAPYWVIDTHAGAGLYRLDSDWANKNAEFADGVGRLWEAADAPPLVARYLERVRDYNRDGRLRHYPGSPWLALDALREHDRLRLFEAHPTEAEVLVANLEKQGGLALRQTTIYDTDGFEGMKALLPPPPRRGLVVIDPSYEDKQDYRRVALALKEGLKRFATGVYAVWYPQVQRRESLELPRQLEKAGKRWLHVSLSVRKPAADGFGLHGSGMFLVNPPWTLAAQLKEAMPWLTERLAQDERARYTLDSAEG, from the coding sequence TTGTTCAGCTACCGCCACGCCTTCCACGCCGGCAACCATGCCGACGTGCTCAAACACGCCATCCTGATCCACGTGCTGGACTACCTGGGGCAGAAAGATGCGCCCTATTGGGTGATCGACACCCATGCCGGCGCCGGCCTGTACCGGCTGGACAGCGATTGGGCCAACAAGAACGCCGAATTCGCCGACGGTGTCGGCCGCCTGTGGGAAGCGGCCGATGCGCCGCCCCTGGTGGCCCGCTACCTGGAGCGCGTCCGCGACTACAACCGCGACGGCAGGCTGCGCCACTACCCCGGCTCGCCATGGCTGGCGCTGGACGCGCTGCGCGAGCACGACCGCCTGCGCCTGTTCGAGGCCCATCCGACCGAAGCCGAGGTGCTGGTCGCCAACCTGGAAAAACAAGGCGGCCTGGCCCTGCGCCAGACCACCATCTACGACACCGACGGCTTCGAAGGCATGAAGGCCCTGCTGCCGCCCCCGCCGCGGCGGGGACTGGTGGTGATCGACCCTTCCTACGAAGACAAGCAGGACTATCGGCGGGTCGCGCTGGCCCTGAAGGAAGGCTTGAAGCGTTTCGCCACCGGCGTATATGCCGTGTGGTATCCGCAGGTGCAGCGGCGGGAATCGCTGGAGCTGCCGCGCCAGTTGGAGAAGGCCGGCAAGCGCTGGCTGCACGTGTCGCTGTCGGTCAGGAAGCCGGCCGCGGACGGTTTCGGCCTGCATGGCAGCGGCATGTTCCTGGTGAACCCGCCCTGGACGCTGGCCGCCCAGCTGAAAGAGGCGATGCCCTGGCTGACGGAACGGCTGGCGCAGGACGAGCGGGCGCGCTACACGCTGGACAGCGCGGAAGGCTGA